One region of Novipirellula artificiosorum genomic DNA includes:
- a CDS encoding endonuclease/exonuclease/phosphatase family protein, with the protein MIRSIALLVAFLGILSSAASGETFTIATYNLNWGNRRGDQILDAVSEADADLICFQETTPVSETFLKERLAKTYPHFHSVGHQGKYLGERFVFASKTSLANTRYVGPATGLFGFFSASIPIAGESVHIVNVHLTPFQVQRGGGITDAMTAVSATEQIHSSEVTAIIQSLDIKKPTIVIGDFNSLSSFNAPNRLVELGFIDSFASVITDADTHPTWHWPTRPLPLALRIDYIFHTPHFETIKSEIIKRDGSDHSLVVSELRRTDVGDAR; encoded by the coding sequence TTCACCATCGCAACCTACAATTTGAATTGGGGTAACCGTCGCGGTGACCAAATTCTCGACGCGGTCTCCGAAGCAGATGCTGATCTGATTTGTTTTCAAGAGACAACGCCCGTATCAGAAACGTTTCTAAAGGAACGACTTGCAAAGACTTATCCCCACTTCCACTCGGTCGGCCACCAAGGCAAGTACTTGGGAGAGCGATTTGTGTTTGCGTCAAAAACCTCTCTTGCAAATACCAGATACGTCGGCCCTGCCACTGGTCTCTTCGGTTTCTTCTCAGCGAGTATCCCCATTGCCGGCGAGTCGGTTCATATTGTCAATGTTCATCTGACGCCATTCCAAGTACAGCGTGGAGGTGGAATCACCGATGCAATGACAGCCGTTTCGGCGACCGAACAAATACACTCTTCCGAAGTCACCGCGATCATCCAGTCATTGGACATCAAGAAGCCCACCATTGTCATTGGCGATTTCAACAGTCTATCGTCGTTCAACGCCCCTAACCGTCTCGTCGAACTCGGGTTTATCGACTCGTTCGCATCTGTGATAACCGACGCCGATACGCACCCGACGTGGCATTGGCCAACACGTCCGTTACCGCTCGCTCTGAGGATCGATTACATTTTTCATACGCCGCACTTTGAAACAATCAAATCCGAAATCATTAAGCGTGACGGCAGTGATCATTCATTGGTGGTTTCGGAATTGAGAAGGACTGATGTTGGCGATGCACGGTAA
- a CDS encoding TolC family protein produces MKSQALCLTACVCLLPLGCARLGKSISQSPLPVSLEVRASDRLDSGVQAKVDESPSSEVTTVAFTQIEDAESTEQGLSLEPVAIPPFDAPVTLSDTMEIVNPTAYTLVDVEQLALANNPAIAAASATVSKAAGLRQQVGALPNPLLGYFGQQIADRNTDQHGLFIEQEFVRGDKLEINRQVLGHTQSAQQAEIETQRYRVLTDVRVRFFEAVAAQQQFEITTEFAKTARRAVEAAEQRQEADEGTMIDTLQSQTLLSEVTLAAEQAEVMYRGAWRDLAAIAGLQVDTPVRLSADLNVPSETPDWQVAFSEIAMQSPELAVARALVCEKQALLKRQQVQYIPNVTAQLGAGYDDATNHGMLNVQLSAPIPVWNKNTGNISAAYSDYVRATQNVLRVEQSIRSRLARTAQDYDAAMATVRKYDNEILPQVQKSLDLSEQAYRAGELNFLQSLVIRRSFFDSSIRLVQAKGRLAQAAAKVDGLLLTGGLEAPTDYTDGDGIRGQAFSGQ; encoded by the coding sequence ATGAAAAGCCAAGCCCTTTGCTTGACAGCCTGTGTTTGTTTGTTGCCTCTGGGCTGTGCGCGGCTCGGCAAGTCGATTAGTCAGTCACCACTGCCCGTGTCCCTGGAAGTGAGAGCCAGTGATCGTCTTGATTCGGGGGTGCAAGCCAAAGTGGACGAGAGTCCTTCTTCTGAGGTGACGACGGTCGCCTTCACACAGATCGAAGACGCTGAGTCCACTGAGCAGGGATTGTCGTTGGAGCCGGTTGCGATTCCTCCGTTCGATGCACCTGTGACGTTGTCTGACACGATGGAAATCGTGAATCCCACTGCTTATACGCTCGTCGACGTCGAGCAATTGGCACTCGCCAATAATCCCGCGATCGCTGCGGCCAGTGCAACGGTGAGCAAAGCAGCAGGGCTGCGTCAACAAGTCGGCGCACTTCCAAACCCGTTGCTCGGTTACTTCGGTCAACAAATTGCCGACCGGAATACCGATCAGCATGGACTGTTTATTGAACAAGAGTTCGTTCGCGGTGACAAGCTGGAAATCAATCGGCAAGTTCTCGGACACACTCAATCGGCTCAGCAAGCGGAGATCGAAACTCAGCGATATCGTGTGCTAACGGATGTTCGTGTCCGATTCTTTGAAGCCGTAGCCGCTCAACAGCAGTTCGAAATTACGACCGAGTTTGCGAAGACGGCACGACGGGCGGTTGAAGCTGCTGAGCAGCGTCAAGAAGCAGACGAAGGCACGATGATCGACACATTGCAGTCGCAAACGTTGCTGAGCGAAGTCACTCTGGCCGCGGAGCAGGCTGAAGTCATGTATCGTGGCGCGTGGCGAGACCTTGCAGCGATCGCTGGCCTGCAGGTCGACACCCCGGTTCGTTTGTCAGCGGACTTGAATGTCCCCAGCGAGACACCTGACTGGCAAGTTGCTTTCAGCGAAATTGCCATGCAAAGCCCAGAGCTAGCGGTCGCTCGGGCGCTGGTCTGTGAGAAACAAGCGTTGCTGAAACGTCAACAAGTACAATACATACCGAACGTCACTGCGCAATTGGGCGCGGGGTACGACGATGCCACGAACCACGGGATGTTGAACGTCCAATTATCAGCACCGATTCCTGTTTGGAATAAGAATACGGGAAACATTTCGGCTGCCTATTCTGACTATGTCCGAGCAACACAAAATGTACTGCGGGTTGAACAGTCGATCCGTTCGAGACTCGCTCGTACGGCACAAGACTACGACGCAGCGATGGCCACAGTGAGAAAATATGATAATGAGATCCTTCCACAGGTTCAAAAGAGTCTCGATCTATCCGAACAAGCCTACCGTGCGGGCGAACTCAACTTTCTTCAAAGCCTCGTGATCCGTCGTAGTTTCTTTGACTCGTCGATTCGACTGGTTCAAGCAAAAGGAAGACTAGCCCAGGCCGCCGCGAAGGTTGACGGACTGTTGCTTACGGGAGGTCTTGAGGCACCGACGGACTACACCGACGGTGACGGCATCCGAGGCCAAGCGTTTAGCGGACAGTGA
- a CDS encoding C40 family peptidase, producing MKLSTTMFTLLATACVLSFAGCKDAGTPATSAPGAAASNEDGTHVHDDGTEHAPHGAHGVGPHDGTIADWGGGKYHVEFTVDHDKQEGTVYILGADEKSPVPIEAESIDLSINDPVMQVSLKAAPQSSDPAGKASRFVGNHESLGVVQEYAGTIGGVVDGTPYSGDFTEEAHGDHEH from the coding sequence ATGAAACTTTCAACCACGATGTTCACTCTGCTGGCAACTGCATGCGTCTTAAGCTTTGCCGGCTGCAAGGACGCAGGAACCCCAGCGACGTCCGCTCCCGGAGCGGCGGCGTCCAATGAGGATGGTACGCACGTCCACGACGATGGCACCGAGCACGCGCCGCACGGAGCGCACGGTGTGGGGCCACACGATGGCACCATCGCCGACTGGGGTGGTGGTAAATATCATGTCGAATTCACCGTCGATCACGACAAGCAAGAAGGCACAGTTTATATCCTCGGTGCCGACGAGAAGTCGCCCGTTCCCATCGAAGCCGAGTCGATCGATCTGAGCATCAATGATCCCGTGATGCAAGTGAGTTTGAAAGCTGCACCGCAAAGCAGCGACCCAGCAGGCAAAGCGTCACGCTTCGTCGGTAACCACGAGAGTCTAGGCGTCGTTCAGGAATACGCAGGAACGATTGGTGGAGTAGTCGACGGCACGCCCTATTCCGGTGACTTTACCGAAGAGGCTCACGGCGACCACGAACACTAA
- a CDS encoding MFS transporter, translating into MEKNLKLYPYFQACASLHFWLPVFFLYFQSVLTVREVLILETIYYWSVVALEVPSGYFSDRIGRRPTLQIAAVAWTAAYLLFATTASFMWFAFAQIFLAVGMSFRSGTDSSILYDSLQTLDRSDEVGEYEGVGQSYGFYATAAACLAGGILAGFDLRVAYLLSAIGSVLTLWIVWRMTEPPRYRAETELTFTNQLVRCVAQLKHPTLRWVSVFVVAITVFNHVPYEFFQSYLDILIQRYGFADPGTYAMTPLVASLHVAVTMLIAGWASRRSMAVCEKLGAKWTLIASMLLQAGLIALMAIWVHPVIAVLLLLRSTPRGLMTPVINATVHPHLSSDMRATFLSLQSFAGRLCFGGALLMTSFFTAGIEKMTAENLFSILAVYAIGSLVVLLILSATNPAIKQSVMNEDDEQPRL; encoded by the coding sequence ATGGAAAAAAATCTAAAACTATATCCGTACTTTCAAGCGTGCGCGTCGTTGCATTTTTGGTTGCCAGTCTTTTTCCTTTACTTTCAGTCCGTCTTGACGGTTCGGGAAGTGTTGATTCTGGAAACGATTTATTACTGGAGCGTCGTTGCACTGGAGGTGCCGTCCGGGTATTTTTCAGATCGGATTGGTCGACGTCCCACTTTGCAGATTGCCGCAGTGGCATGGACCGCCGCGTATTTGTTGTTTGCGACGACAGCCTCATTCATGTGGTTCGCGTTTGCCCAAATCTTTTTAGCGGTTGGAATGTCGTTCCGGTCTGGAACGGATTCATCAATCCTATACGACTCGTTGCAAACACTCGATCGATCTGACGAGGTGGGCGAGTATGAGGGAGTCGGGCAGAGCTACGGCTTTTATGCGACCGCTGCTGCCTGTCTCGCCGGTGGGATTCTGGCTGGGTTTGACTTGCGAGTCGCCTATCTATTATCTGCAATTGGCAGCGTGTTGACACTTTGGATTGTCTGGCGGATGACGGAACCACCGCGTTATCGAGCCGAAACGGAGTTGACATTTACGAACCAGCTCGTCCGGTGTGTCGCTCAACTGAAACATCCAACCCTTCGCTGGGTTTCGGTATTCGTAGTTGCGATTACGGTTTTCAATCATGTCCCTTACGAGTTCTTTCAGTCCTATCTTGACATTTTGATCCAGCGGTATGGGTTCGCCGATCCGGGGACCTACGCGATGACGCCACTTGTTGCCAGTTTACACGTCGCAGTAACGATGTTGATCGCCGGTTGGGCAAGCAGGCGTTCGATGGCAGTATGTGAGAAGCTAGGTGCGAAATGGACCCTGATTGCATCCATGTTGCTGCAAGCCGGTCTGATTGCCTTAATGGCGATCTGGGTTCATCCAGTGATAGCGGTTTTACTGCTACTAAGAAGCACTCCTCGTGGGCTAATGACCCCCGTTATCAACGCAACCGTTCATCCACATCTAAGCAGCGACATGAGAGCGACCTTTTTATCACTGCAGAGTTTTGCCGGTCGACTCTGTTTTGGCGGAGCCTTGCTGATGACGTCGTTCTTTACAGCGGGCATTGAAAAAATGACTGCGGAGAATCTCTTCAGCATTCTCGCAGTCTATGCAATTGGCAGTCTAGTCGTGCTGCTGATCTTGAGTGCCACAAACCCTGCAATCAAACAGTCGGTTATGAACGAGGATGATGAACAACCCCGGCTGTGA
- a CDS encoding alpha/beta fold hydrolase, producing MLAMHGNSTPLILFSGLAADREVFAPQSLAFENLIVPSWPVPESDDTLDSYSERLAGELGQFGPAVIGGASFGGIVALHVAKHLDPLAVILIGSVRSSDELPRSAKWSRRLQPLVSLLPVRLMQIACVPIGSKMVGRWFPHLGGLARQFRHSDPRVFKWSLSRILDWDSTPRVDCPIFHIHGDRDLVLPIRNTHPTRAVAGGGHVISLTHANEVNAFIGSVLERNLN from the coding sequence ATGTTGGCGATGCACGGTAATTCAACGCCACTGATTCTGTTTTCAGGACTTGCAGCGGATCGCGAAGTCTTTGCTCCACAGTCGCTCGCGTTCGAGAACCTGATCGTACCGAGTTGGCCGGTTCCTGAATCAGATGATACGCTTGACAGTTACAGCGAACGATTGGCCGGCGAGTTAGGGCAGTTCGGACCAGCGGTGATTGGTGGCGCGTCGTTCGGTGGGATCGTGGCGTTGCATGTTGCCAAGCACCTTGATCCGTTGGCGGTTATTCTGATTGGCAGTGTTCGCTCATCAGACGAATTGCCCCGATCAGCAAAGTGGTCTCGTCGCTTGCAACCACTCGTTTCCCTGCTACCTGTCCGGCTGATGCAGATCGCCTGTGTGCCGATTGGATCGAAGATGGTTGGCCGTTGGTTTCCACACCTCGGCGGACTGGCCCGCCAATTCCGTCACAGCGATCCGAGAGTATTTAAGTGGTCGCTATCGCGAATCCTAGATTGGGATTCTACGCCGCGAGTTGACTGCCCCATCTTTCACATTCACGGTGACCGCGACTTGGTGCTGCCAATTCGAAACACGCACCCAACACGGGCCGTCGCTGGTGGTGGTCACGTCATTTCACTGACTCACGCGAATGAAGTAAATGCGTTCATCGGTTCGGTATTGGAGCGGAATTTGAATTGA
- a CDS encoding integrase core domain-containing protein, whose product MQLTTHANAHLERYFGSLKSECLYKLILFGENATRKAVRCFLDHYHTERNHQGLDNELIVPMDRPPDLNAEIETTERLGGLLRSYRRAA is encoded by the coding sequence GTGCAGTTGACGACTCATGCAAACGCGCACTTAGAGCGGTATTTCGGATCGCTGAAATCCGAATGCCTTTACAAACTAATTCTCTTTGGCGAGAACGCGACGCGAAAAGCTGTTCGGTGTTTCCTCGATCACTATCACACGGAAAGAAACCACCAGGGTTTGGACAACGAGCTGATCGTGCCCATGGATCGTCCACCGGATTTGAACGCTGAGATAGAAACGACGGAGCGCCTTGGTGGCTTGCTTCGATCGTATCGACGTGCGGCTTAG
- a CDS encoding phytanoyl-CoA dioxygenase family protein has protein sequence MNDENLREIHNNGFTLIRDAVDSANVDILMRACQRALEIDDQVERARSSRGHVYAARNLLDVVPEIQTFWQQGILLDSLKLVLGDAIGLVRVLFFDKPPDRTWALPWHKDTAIAVKDNSGASESFSRPTVKAGVPHVVACDEVLRQMLTLRLHLDEVTDENGPLRVIPGSHVSVESDGVGVENAVAIHAAVGDVLAMRPLITHSSGSSHPGTTRHRRILHLEFAACRELPDGYQWHDFVEPAKQRDASRDLIGTGE, from the coding sequence ATGAACGACGAAAACTTGCGAGAGATACACAACAACGGTTTCACATTGATCCGTGATGCCGTTGACTCGGCGAATGTGGATATATTGATGCGAGCCTGCCAGCGAGCCCTTGAAATAGACGATCAGGTTGAACGTGCTCGATCGAGTCGTGGCCATGTTTACGCGGCTCGCAACTTGCTTGACGTTGTCCCAGAGATCCAGACGTTTTGGCAACAAGGCATTTTGCTTGACTCGTTGAAATTGGTTCTCGGTGACGCGATCGGTTTGGTCCGAGTTCTATTCTTCGACAAGCCACCTGATCGCACTTGGGCGTTGCCTTGGCACAAGGATACCGCAATCGCCGTGAAAGATAACTCAGGTGCTTCTGAGAGTTTTTCGCGTCCAACGGTCAAAGCTGGTGTGCCGCATGTGGTGGCGTGCGATGAAGTACTTAGGCAAATGCTGACCCTGCGGTTGCATTTGGATGAGGTCACGGATGAGAATGGGCCACTGCGTGTCATTCCTGGATCACATGTGTCAGTTGAAAGCGACGGAGTCGGCGTGGAAAATGCTGTCGCGATCCACGCTGCTGTCGGCGACGTGTTGGCGATGAGACCATTGATCACACATTCAAGCGGATCATCACACCCTGGCACCACTCGCCATCGCAGAATTCTGCATCTCGAGTTTGCCGCGTGCCGCGAATTACCAGATGGTTATCAATGGCACGATTTTGTCGAACCAGCGAAACAACGAGATGCTTCGCGAGATCTGATCGGAACAGGAGAATAG
- a CDS encoding zinc ribbon domain-containing protein produces the protein MRRNRINAGDRVHGRSAGVLAGLIHCASCNSAMTHSVSSQRRQAKRYRYYVCSKASKRGRKTCPRPSLPAEEVERFIVAQLQSLTIDEDLLSETCNRVLQSVDDRHRDLGKERSTLVAAVHQTEKAIDALSTPADDHDRDVARLQSLATLTDQHRRDCQRLDAVNEQLQVIDTASPDRVAILRAVKDIETLWDHLTIGERSRLMSLLIERIEHDPVEGNLSITLSPAGLQSLSTGTPNSNPNAAE, from the coding sequence TTGCGGCGAAACCGAATCAACGCTGGCGACCGCGTCCACGGACGATCCGCCGGCGTACTTGCCGGGTTGATTCATTGTGCGTCATGCAATTCGGCGATGACTCATTCGGTCAGCAGCCAGCGGCGCCAAGCCAAACGCTATCGCTACTACGTTTGCAGCAAGGCATCCAAACGAGGTCGTAAGACCTGTCCGCGTCCATCATTGCCAGCTGAAGAAGTCGAGCGATTCATCGTCGCTCAACTGCAATCGCTGACCATCGACGAAGACCTGCTTTCGGAAACTTGCAACCGAGTTCTCCAATCCGTCGACGACCGTCACCGGGACCTCGGCAAAGAGCGGTCGACCCTCGTCGCCGCTGTGCATCAAACCGAAAAGGCGATCGACGCATTATCGACGCCAGCCGACGATCACGATCGCGACGTGGCAAGGCTTCAATCGCTCGCCACGCTGACCGACCAGCATCGCCGCGACTGCCAACGACTCGATGCGGTCAACGAGCAACTTCAAGTCATCGATACCGCATCACCCGACCGCGTCGCCATCCTCCGCGCCGTGAAAGACATCGAAACGCTCTGGGATCACCTCACGATCGGGGAACGCTCCCGCCTGATGTCGCTTCTGATCGAACGCATCGAACACGATCCCGTCGAAGGCAACCTCTCGATCACGCTCAGTCCCGCCGGCCTGCAATCGCTCAGCACCGGCACCCCAAACTCAAACCCCAACGCAGCCGAATGA